A section of the Chelmon rostratus isolate fCheRos1 chromosome 16, fCheRos1.pri, whole genome shotgun sequence genome encodes:
- the LOC121619902 gene encoding elongation factor 1-alpha-like, whose amino-acid sequence MGKEKTHINIVVIGHVDSGKSTTTGHLIYKCGGIDKRAIEKFEKEATEMGKGSFKYAWVLDKLKAERERGITIDIALWKFETTKFYVTVIDAPGHRDFIKNMITGTSQADCAVLIVAAGVGEFEAGISKDGQTREHILLAYTLGVKQLIVAVNKMDSTTPPYSQARFEEITKEVSAYVKKVGYNPATVAFVPISGWHGDNMLEESDKMTWFKGWSIERKEGNGSGKTLFEALDSILPPARPTDKALRLPLQDVYKIGGIGTVPVGRVETGILKPGVVVTFAPTNLSTEVKSVEMHHESLSEALPGDNVGFNIKNVSVKDIRRGYVAGDSKNNPPQECSNFTAQVIILNHPGQIHAGYSPVLDCHTAHIACKFAELMQKVDRRSGKTIEDAPKSVKSGDACIAVLVPSKPMCVESFSDFAPLGRFAVRDMKQTVAVGVIKSVEKKAASGGKVTKSALKADKKK is encoded by the exons ATGGGAAAGGAAAAGACCCACATCAACATCGTGGTCATTGGCCATGTCGACTCCGGCAAGTCCACCACCACCGGCCACCTGATCTACAAGTGTGGAGGAATCGACAAGAGAGCCATCGAGAAGTTTGAGAAGGAAGCCACTGAG ATGGGCAAGGGCTCCTTCAAGTACGCCTGGGTGCTGGACAAACTGAAGGCAGAGCGTGAGCGTGGTATCACCATTGACATCGCACTGTGGAAGTTTGAGACCACCAAGTTCTACGTGACAGTCATTGACGCCCCTGGACACAGGGACTTCATCAAGAACATGATCACTGGTACCTCTCAG GCTGACTGCGCTGTGCTGATCgttgctgctggtgttggtgaGTTTGAGGCTGGTATCTCCAAGGACGGCCAGACCCGTGAGCACATCCTGCTGGCCTACACCCTCGGTGTGAAGCAGCTCATTGTTGCAGTCAACAAGATGGACTCCACTACTCCCCCTTACAGCCAGGCCCGTTTCGAGGAGATCACCAAGGAAGTGAGCGCCTACGTCAAGAAAGTTGGCTACAACCCTGCCACTGTTGCCTTCGTCCCCATCTCTGGGTGGCATGGAGACAACATGCTCGAAGAAAGTGacaaa ATGACCTGGTTCAAGGGATGGAGTATTGAACGCAAGGAGGGCAACGgcagtggaaaaacactgtttgaagCTCTTGACTCCATCCTGCCGCCTGCCCGCCCCACTGACAAGGCCCTCCGTCTGCCCCTGCAGGACGTTTACAAGATTGGTG GTATCGGAACTGTTCCTGTCGGCCGTGTGGAGACCGGTATCCTGAAGCCCGGTGTGGTCGTCACCTTTGCTCCCACCAACTTATCCACTGAGGTGAAGTCTGTGGAGATGCACCACGAGTCTTTGAGTGAGGCTCTCCCCGGTGACAATGTTGGCTTCAACATCAAGAACGTGTCCGTGAAGGATATCCGCCGAGGATATGTTGCTGGGGACAGTAAGAACAATCCTCCCCAGGAGTGTTCCAACTTCACTGCACAG GTCATCATCCTGAACCACCCGGGTCAGATCCATGCGGGCTACAGTCCCGTGCTGGACTGCCACACAGCTCACATTGCCTGCAAGTTCGCGGAGCTTATGCAGAAAGTGGACCGCCGTTCCGGCAAAACAATTGAGGACGCGCCCAAGTCTGTCAAGTCGGGAGACGCCTGCATTGCTGTGTTGGTGCCTTCAAAACCTATGTGTGTTGAAAGCTTCTCCGACTTTGCTCCACTGG GTCGCTTTGCTGTGCGTGACATGAAGCAGACCGTGGCCGTCGGTGTCATCAAGTCCGTCGAGAAGAAGGCCGCCAGCGGCGGAAAGGTCACCAAGTCTGCACTGAAGGCCGACAAGAAGAAATGA